From one Thermatribacter velox genomic stretch:
- a CDS encoding dihydrolipoamide acetyltransferase family protein has protein sequence MAKKVIMPKLGLTMEEGVINKWLVKEGDRVEKGDPLFEVATDKVNMEVEAPASGVVLKILYPEGSTVPITQTVAYIGEEGEVIPSEEEAVPEAVAEAPEKESQEEVREEAPAEPKGAFTVETKSGERIKVSPLAKRLAMEHGIDLTMVVGTGPGGRIIKRDIEKFIAEQKLKPREAASGPGVSKTVPLTRMRKIIAQRMLQSVQSKPHFFLTREVRADELVALRERLLPLVEKRTGYRVSYTDILIKIVARVLEEFPEVNAYFLDEEIQFNEQINIGIAVALDEGLVVPVLRDANRKSIASIVEETNRLVQKAREGKLLPEDLEGGTFTISNLGMFGVDSFTAIINPPQSAILACGAIRKKPYFDGKEIIAAHLWNLTLSCDHRIIDGATAAKFMSALVSFIEDPLNLIL, from the coding sequence ATGGCCAAGAAGGTAATCATGCCCAAACTGGGTCTTACCATGGAAGAGGGTGTAATTAATAAGTGGCTGGTCAAGGAAGGTGACCGGGTAGAGAAAGGAGACCCGCTTTTTGAAGTGGCAACTGATAAGGTAAATATGGAAGTGGAAGCCCCGGCTTCGGGAGTGGTGCTTAAAATTCTTTATCCAGAAGGTTCTACGGTACCTATAACCCAGACTGTGGCCTACATAGGTGAAGAAGGAGAAGTAATACCTTCTGAAGAAGAGGCTGTTCCAGAGGCTGTGGCGGAAGCACCGGAGAAAGAAAGCCAGGAAGAAGTTCGGGAAGAAGCCCCTGCTGAGCCAAAAGGTGCTTTTACCGTGGAGACAAAAAGTGGAGAAAGAATAAAGGTTTCTCCTCTTGCCAAACGCTTAGCTATGGAGCATGGTATTGATTTGACTATGGTTGTGGGTACTGGTCCGGGAGGACGGATTATAAAGCGAGATATAGAGAAATTTATTGCAGAGCAGAAATTAAAACCAAGGGAAGCTGCCAGCGGACCTGGGGTTTCAAAAACTGTGCCCCTTACCAGGATGCGGAAGATTATTGCGCAACGAATGCTTCAGAGTGTGCAGAGTAAGCCCCACTTTTTCCTTACCCGGGAAGTACGGGCCGATGAACTGGTTGCTCTTCGTGAGCGATTACTCCCCTTGGTGGAAAAACGCACCGGGTACCGGGTTTCCTATACCGACATCCTCATCAAGATAGTGGCCCGAGTTCTGGAAGAGTTCCCGGAGGTTAATGCCTATTTTCTGGATGAGGAAATACAATTCAATGAACAGATAAACATTGGCATAGCAGTAGCTCTGGATGAGGGTCTGGTGGTTCCTGTTTTGCGTGATGCCAACCGAAAAAGCATTGCTTCCATAGTGGAAGAAACCAATAGGCTGGTCCAGAAAGCACGGGAAGGAAAGCTGCTTCCTGAAGACCTGGAAGGTGGTACCTTTACCATATCCAACCTGGGCATGTTTGGGGTGGATTCTTTTACGGCGATTATCAACCCGCCTCAATCGGCAATTTTGGCCTGTGGAGCTATTCGGAAAAAACCCTATTTTGATGGCAAAGAGATTATTGCGGCTCATCTCTGGAATCTCACCCTTTCCTGCGACCATCGTATCATTGATGGTGCCACAGCCGCAAAGTTCATGAGTGCCCTGGTGAGCTTTATAGAAGATCCGCTCAATCTAATTCTTTAG
- the xylB gene encoding xylulokinase yields the protein MEYFLGIDVGTTGCKVVLIDEEGQFIARSVEEYPLFTPRPNWAEQNPHDWWQATLQAMEKVVRVGGIDPAQIAGVGLTGQMHGSVFLDTQGEVLRPAILWCDQRTAEECREITEIVGLEKIMQINCNPVLPGFTAPKIYWLKKHEPEVYQKVSKVLLPKDYIRYCLTGGFATDVSDASGTSLFDVPRRKWSSELIEALGFRMDWFPPSFESPEVTGYLKSEIVRRFGFREKVPVVAGGGDNAAGAVGTGIVETGLVSASLGTSGVVFAFSETVKVDEKGRVHTFCHAVPGKWHVMGVMLSAGGSLRWFRDRLGFEEQAVSQLLGKDPYEVLSEEAALAPPGGEGLLFLPYLTGERTPHADPFARGVFFGLTLKHRKNEMVRAVMEGVTFGMRDSFEIIREMGIPVQEVRAIGGGARSVLWRKIQAAVYGVPLYGVEVDEGPAFGAALLASVGTGKFASVEEACKKAVRTTHCEEPDPELSRVYEKLYAIYRDLYPALRDFYRRIAQV from the coding sequence ATGGAGTATTTTCTGGGTATCGATGTAGGCACCACTGGCTGTAAGGTAGTGCTTATTGATGAGGAGGGGCAGTTCATTGCTCGTTCCGTGGAGGAATACCCTTTGTTTACTCCCCGTCCCAACTGGGCAGAACAAAATCCACATGACTGGTGGCAAGCAACCCTTCAAGCTATGGAAAAAGTGGTCCGGGTTGGGGGCATTGATCCTGCACAGATTGCTGGTGTGGGTCTTACTGGTCAAATGCACGGTTCGGTATTTCTGGATACTCAGGGAGAAGTTCTGCGACCAGCCATTCTCTGGTGTGATCAGCGGACTGCCGAGGAATGCCGTGAAATTACGGAAATAGTGGGTTTGGAAAAAATAATGCAAATTAACTGTAACCCGGTATTGCCTGGTTTTACCGCTCCCAAAATTTACTGGCTTAAGAAACACGAGCCCGAGGTGTATCAAAAAGTATCCAAAGTGCTTCTGCCCAAAGATTACATCCGGTATTGTCTCACCGGTGGTTTCGCTACTGATGTTTCCGACGCTTCTGGTACTTCTCTTTTCGATGTTCCCAGACGCAAGTGGTCTTCGGAACTGATTGAGGCGCTGGGTTTTCGGATGGACTGGTTCCCTCCCAGCTTTGAGTCGCCAGAAGTTACCGGTTATCTCAAGTCGGAGATTGTGCGACGTTTTGGCTTTCGAGAGAAAGTCCCGGTGGTTGCTGGTGGTGGCGATAATGCTGCTGGTGCAGTGGGAACAGGGATAGTGGAAACGGGCCTGGTTTCGGCCAGCTTGGGGACCTCTGGCGTGGTATTTGCTTTCAGCGAAACCGTGAAGGTGGACGAGAAAGGTAGGGTACATACTTTCTGTCATGCCGTTCCAGGTAAATGGCATGTGATGGGTGTTATGCTTTCTGCTGGTGGTTCGTTGCGTTGGTTCCGGGATCGTTTGGGCTTTGAAGAGCAGGCTGTTTCGCAACTGCTCGGGAAAGACCCCTATGAAGTGCTTTCCGAAGAAGCAGCTCTGGCACCTCCTGGAGGCGAAGGACTTCTCTTTTTGCCCTATCTTACTGGAGAACGGACTCCCCATGCTGATCCTTTTGCAAGAGGCGTCTTTTTTGGTTTAACTCTTAAGCATCGCAAGAATGAGATGGTGCGGGCAGTTATGGAAGGAGTCACCTTTGGCATGAGAGACTCTTTTGAAATCATCAGGGAGATGGGTATACCCGTTCAGGAAGTACGTGCTATTGGAGGTGGTGCTCGCTCCGTGCTGTGGAGGAAGATTCAGGCCGCAGTTTATGGAGTTCCTCTTTATGGAGTGGAAGTTGACGAAGGACCTGCCTTTGGTGCAGCGCTACTTGCTTCCGTGGGTACCGGAAAGTTTGCTTCAGTCGAGGAAGCTTGCAAAAAAGCTGTGCGCACCACACATTGTGAAGAGCCAGATCCAGAATTGAGCAGAGTTTATGAAAAGCTGTACGCTATTTACAGGGATCTGTATCCCGCCTTACGTGATTTTTATCGTCGGATTGCTCAGGTTTAA
- a CDS encoding PfkB family carbohydrate kinase, which translates to MVSLDKKAICLGELLIDFVSTVNGVSLKEAPAFEKAPGGAPANVAVALSRLGIETFFVGKVGQDAFGEFLRDVLQSNQVNTRFLKMTDRAKTTLAFVSLTREGERDFVFYREPGADTLLDQQDIEEECFQGKGVFHFGSLTMTHEPAYSATLKALSLAKKHGYLISFDPNLRPALWKNLDTARDRMRQAMSRSDVVKVNEEEAMFVASCKDLQKAIEFIQFHCKPSLLAVTLGKEGCLLCQNERQIRVPGFQVTSVDTTGAGDGFVAGLLSSLYMFWEELKQGHALPEEALLHAGKRANAVGALTTLKKGAIPALPTQDEVETFLEENV; encoded by the coding sequence GTGGTTTCGTTGGACAAGAAAGCGATTTGTCTGGGAGAATTGCTAATTGACTTTGTTTCTACGGTAAACGGGGTGTCGCTTAAGGAGGCTCCTGCTTTCGAAAAGGCTCCTGGTGGGGCACCGGCAAATGTTGCAGTAGCTCTTTCCAGATTGGGGATTGAAACTTTTTTCGTAGGCAAAGTTGGTCAGGATGCTTTTGGAGAGTTTTTGAGAGACGTTTTGCAAAGTAACCAGGTGAATACCCGATTTTTGAAAATGACCGATAGGGCGAAGACCACCCTTGCTTTTGTTTCCCTAACCAGAGAAGGAGAAAGAGATTTTGTTTTCTATCGAGAACCAGGTGCAGACACTCTTTTAGACCAGCAAGACATTGAGGAGGAATGTTTCCAGGGCAAGGGAGTTTTCCATTTTGGTTCGCTTACCATGACACATGAGCCAGCTTACAGTGCTACCCTGAAAGCACTTTCTCTGGCTAAAAAACATGGCTATTTGATTTCTTTCGACCCCAACTTGCGACCTGCTCTCTGGAAAAACCTTGATACAGCGAGAGACAGAATGCGCCAGGCTATGAGTCGCAGTGATGTTGTGAAAGTGAACGAGGAGGAAGCCATGTTTGTGGCTTCCTGTAAGGATCTTCAAAAGGCAATAGAATTTATCCAGTTTCATTGTAAGCCTTCTTTACTCGCGGTCACTCTGGGTAAAGAAGGGTGTCTGCTTTGTCAGAATGAAAGACAAATCCGGGTACCTGGTTTCCAGGTTACTTCAGTGGATACCACTGGTGCCGGTGATGGGTTTGTAGCTGGACTTTTGAGTTCGCTCTACATGTTCTGGGAGGAGCTGAAGCAGGGACATGCTCTTCCGGAAGAGGCACTGCTACATGCTGGAAAAAGAGCGAATGCAGTGGGGGCGTTGACCACGCTTAAAAAAGGAGCGATTCCTGCTTTGCCAACTCAGGATGAGGTGGAGACTTTCCTCGAGGAGAACGTTTGA
- a CDS encoding glucose 1-dehydrogenase encodes MDPLPLKDKVAIVTGSASGIGKGIALRFADEGAHVSCFDLNEEGAKNTAQEIKGKNREALYFKVDVTNSQEVAEAVKKTFEHFGHIDILVNSAGIIRAHFITDVPEEIWDAIINVNLKGTFLCIREVAKYMIQQKSGKIISISSKSGKTGGLWLGAYCASKFGIIGLTQSVSRDLAPYKINVNAICPGNVFSTPMWDLLDKEYSRKLGVPPEQVRKLYVEKVPLGRECTVEDVANVAVFLASSYSDYMTGQAINVTGGQEVH; translated from the coding sequence ATGGATCCTCTACCTCTGAAAGATAAGGTGGCCATTGTTACCGGCTCTGCTTCTGGTATAGGGAAAGGCATTGCTTTGCGCTTTGCTGACGAAGGAGCTCACGTTTCGTGTTTTGACCTTAACGAAGAGGGAGCCAAAAATACTGCTCAGGAAATTAAAGGTAAGAATCGCGAAGCGTTGTACTTTAAAGTCGACGTCACCAACAGCCAGGAAGTTGCGGAAGCGGTCAAAAAAACTTTTGAGCATTTCGGACATATAGATATACTCGTCAATTCTGCGGGCATTATTCGTGCTCATTTTATTACCGACGTTCCTGAAGAAATATGGGATGCTATAATAAACGTGAATCTAAAAGGAACTTTTCTCTGTATTCGGGAAGTGGCCAAATACATGATTCAGCAAAAAAGCGGCAAAATCATCAGCATAAGTTCTAAATCTGGAAAAACGGGAGGCTTGTGGCTGGGTGCCTACTGTGCTTCCAAGTTTGGTATCATTGGGCTTACCCAAAGCGTATCCAGAGACCTCGCCCCTTACAAAATCAACGTGAACGCGATATGTCCGGGAAATGTTTTTTCGACCCCCATGTGGGACCTCCTTGATAAGGAATATTCCCGTAAATTGGGAGTTCCTCCGGAGCAGGTTCGCAAACTGTATGTAGAGAAAGTGCCTTTGGGCCGGGAATGCACGGTTGAGGATGTTGCCAACGTAGCCGTTTTTTTGGCCTCTTCCTATTCTGATTACATGACTGGACAGGCGATAAACGTCACTGGAGGGCAAGAGGTCCATTGA
- a CDS encoding NAD(+)/NADH kinase, whose protein sequence is MKLQSIGLVANPQAGKDIRRLVAYGNVVGNREKTTLIARFLLGLQATVQKEVKVVFMPDPYRLVQSALDSLPRRVPLLSFEEAPMPIFGDATDTVAFTDFAVNEARVDALVTFGGDGTNRLVAKKSALVPIFPVAVGTNNVFPENLDPTLMGMALGFFLAGKVAPDRVLERSKVLRIRRKNCSDVSDLALVDVALASGNFIGARAVWDPRSLKMVAVTQADPTRLGLSSIIARLLSISPQEKRGAYAFLSSCGEKVQAVLAPGLVREVGIEKFGIMEPGEALVIAGESGVLALDGEREILVRPSEELALVLEDTGPMKANARLILNFAQEGSVTHGQEGNHAQTGSYHGRGCN, encoded by the coding sequence TTGAAGCTGCAGAGCATCGGCCTGGTAGCCAATCCCCAGGCTGGTAAGGATATTCGCAGGTTGGTAGCCTATGGAAATGTGGTGGGCAATCGGGAAAAAACTACCCTGATTGCCCGTTTTCTTCTGGGTTTGCAAGCGACCGTACAAAAGGAAGTGAAAGTTGTGTTTATGCCTGATCCCTATCGCCTGGTGCAGTCTGCTCTTGATAGCCTGCCGAGGCGCGTGCCTTTGCTTTCTTTTGAAGAAGCTCCAATGCCCATTTTTGGCGATGCCACTGACACCGTTGCCTTTACCGATTTTGCAGTAAACGAAGCCCGAGTTGACGCACTGGTCACTTTTGGCGGGGATGGAACCAACCGATTGGTTGCCAAAAAGAGTGCGCTGGTACCTATTTTCCCCGTAGCGGTGGGCACCAACAACGTTTTCCCGGAAAATCTGGACCCTACTCTGATGGGCATGGCCCTGGGATTTTTTCTGGCAGGGAAAGTTGCTCCTGATCGGGTTCTTGAGCGTAGCAAGGTGCTCAGGATCAGGCGTAAAAATTGTTCAGATGTTTCCGATTTGGCTCTGGTAGATGTAGCTCTGGCCAGCGGGAATTTCATTGGGGCCAGAGCAGTGTGGGATCCTCGCTCTTTAAAAATGGTTGCTGTAACTCAGGCTGATCCTACCAGATTGGGTTTGAGTTCCATCATTGCTCGCCTATTGAGCATTTCCCCTCAAGAGAAAAGGGGTGCTTACGCTTTTCTGAGCTCCTGTGGCGAGAAGGTGCAAGCTGTTTTGGCTCCCGGCCTGGTAAGGGAAGTGGGCATTGAAAAATTTGGTATTATGGAACCGGGAGAGGCGCTGGTCATTGCTGGAGAAAGCGGTGTTTTGGCTCTGGATGGGGAGCGGGAAATTCTCGTTCGACCCTCTGAGGAGCTGGCGTTGGTGCTTGAGGATACAGGTCCCATGAAGGCAAACGCGCGCTTGATTCTGAATTTTGCACAGGAAGGGAGTGTAACACATGGCCAAGAAGGTAATCATGCCCAAACTGGGTCTTACCATGGAAGAGGGTGTAATTAA